In Candidatus Vicinibacter proximus, the genomic stretch CATTGAAATTTCTCCCTTTTCTTGAATCGTAGCGATAGTTAAGGTTGTAGGTATTCTGATGTCGGGTATTTTTACTTACCGTCTGGGCCACCAGTATGCTGTCCACCACCGATTGGCTGGATGCATCAGCGATGGTAATGCGATTGGATCCAAGCTGGCGTCCCATGTGCAAGCCCGGGGAATACAGAAATCCAATAGTTTGATTTTTATCCAGATAATAATCCGCACCGAGTCGGAGATTTGCAAATCGTCCACGGTTGCGCAACACATTTAACTCTTCAAGGTAAAGTCCATTTTGGTAACTGATGAAATCGAGGGTATTGAATCCCTTTTGTTGCCCAATTCCCAATTGTCCAAAAAAATTAAATTTTTTGTTTCGATAATTACCATTGCTACTCAAGTTGGTCCGGTTGTATTTTCCCTGACCGCTGGTCACAGTCACCGTACCATTGGCGCCAAGACTTTTATCTCTTTTCAGACGAATGTCCAGAATACCTGCATTCCCCTCCGCCTCGTATTTGGCACCGGGATTGGAGATGATGTCTATTCGATCAATTTGTTCTGCGGGAAGGCTTTGAAGATAATTACTCAGTTCCTCTCCATTCAGCGGAAGGCGTTTTCCATCCACGTAAACCAATACACCGGTACGCCCCAGTACGCTGATGTTGTCATTGTTGTCTACTGTAACGCTCGGAGCTTTGCGTAGCAATGACAAGGCATCGGAGCCTACACTGTTGATGGTTCCCTGTACGTTAAAGACTGTTCGGTCAGGTTTGATCTCAATTAATGCACGGGTGGCTTTTACGGTAGCTGCTTCCAGGGCAATACTGCCGGACTGCATGGTCAGGGTACCCAGATCTAGGGCTTGTCCTGGCTGTAATGACAACTTACTGATCTTTAGATTGTCCATGCCAAGAAAACTCGCCATCACCTCATAAACCCCCTCCTTCAAACCCGCAAAAGCAAATTTACCTGCTGCATCACTGGGCTCCACTTTTACGATCGAACTGTCCACAGACTGATACAAGACTACATTGGCAAACTCTACCGGGTCGCCCTCAGGACTCTTTAAAGCTCCGTAAATACGACCTTCCTGGGCCATCAAGCTTCCAGTTACAAACAGTGCCATCGACCAAAACCAAACTCTCTTCATAATCTTATAAAATTGCGTCATTTTAAAACTTGCGTCAGCCCATGCAGGAATATAGAATTCCCCCCGGCCTCTTCGCCCAACAAAAGTAAACATTTTGACTAACATATACGAAAGCTTTCGTACTTTAAGAACAATTTAACATTTGCCAATGATTGGGTCATTGCAATCCCTTTTTTTTTATTGGTCAGTCATTTTGAAAACACATTCATAATTTGCAAAGCCTGTTCCTCCTATTGTATCCAATAAAAATTTAAATCTTCCTTTGATACCTCATGTCAATCAAAATAAATGTCCAAAAATTTGGAATTCTCAATCAGCCTTTACTATATTCACTTAATTTTTATTACACCACATTTTTTTAGACACCGATTTAACACTAGTTGGTTACTTATTTTTTTAACTAAATTATTTTCTATGAAAACTCAAATTATTGCCTCAAAATTGGCAAAATTAAATTCCACCGCCCCCCCATTTTTCTTCACTGAAATTTGGTTTTCTTAAACCCTTCATCGCCTCCATCATGGCTACAATCTTGACACTTGGTTTGCCTGGAATTGTGGTTGGACAGGATCCATTAGACATCAGTGGTATTAGTCTGTTTAGAACTGCAGGTTATGGCGTTGAGAACCACGATTTTTCAATCTGGGTAATCCATCCGGATGATAACGGGGCTCAATGGAATTTTCAAGGAGCTTTTACTACTCAATCTTGTGGGGATGAAATATACGAGGGAACAATTTACTTATTAGGCCAAAACAGTGATAATAATACTATCAAAGTTCTGCCCTCCAGCGAAAATGATTATACGGATTATACCAACGGAGTTACTGCTTACGATATGGCCAGAATTTCCCTCACCTCAACAGTTTGGAAAATATTTCTTGCCCTTATAAAATAATTTCTGCCGATGCAGATGGTGACCAGACTATAGATTGGGATGACTATGATCAATTGAGTGATTTAATTCTTGGTTATATTGATGAATTTAACCGTCAAAGTTGGGAATGGGTTAATCCATACATGATTTCATTATCTACCTATGGAAGTTTTAGTACATATCCTTTTAGGTATGTCATTTCAGATCAGTGGCCGGGTGGTGTGATTTTCCCTCGACTTACTTATTCAGAAGTTGATAATAATCAATATAAATATTTTGATTACAGATCCACCAAAGTTGGGGACATTGACAAAACCGAAAATGGAGGTTCTATAAATACCTGGGTGTGTGGAGCTGGAAGCTATCCAAGTTGTTTTAATTGCAATGAAAAAATTAGTTCAAGAAGCAACACCAGCAACATAAGTAACATCAAAATTCATAAAGGGGATTTATTGGAATTTTATGTGGTCCCTGATCAAAACATTTCTATAAATGGTTTAGAATTACCTGTTTTCATAGATGACAAGTATCTTGAAATTTTAACTATTGAAACCATACCAGAACTAAATGTTAAAACAAACTTCCAGCAAAAAATAAGCGATTAACTGCTCTTGGTCTGGATTCTAACCTGGAAAAGCACAACTATGAAGCACAAACTCCCTTATTGAAATTTACCTTAAAAGCCAAATCTGATCACTTGCATCTGGGCAAAATAGTAGCCTGGGATCAAAACCGAAATCCTGAACTCATCAGTTTTCCGGACCTTTTAACTTCCAACGATTTATCACTGATTTTAATTAAGCATACGCCGGATAATTTTGATTTTGGACAAATAGGAAATACAAGCAGAATTTCCTTTGCCAGCGATATTCAAAGAACGGTTTCTTATGATCTTTTTGATGCTTTGGGAAATAGAATTATTTCCGGAAAGTTATCTTTGGAGGCTGGATATCAGGAAGTGAATTTTGATGTGCAATTAACCCCGGGATTATTCCATTTGGTCATCCAAAAGGAACAACAAATCTTAACAAAAAAAATTATCAAAATTTAATTATACCGTTACCGGTCATGGATTTTATCTGTGACCGGTTATTTTAATTATGAAGAATTTAATTTCTTTGACCATCATTTTAATTTTTATTCAGACTGTATATAGTCAGGAAAGACTTGCTGTTACAAGATTATACATTGACCGTAAGCATGCTTTTCTACACACGAATTTTGATTGCAAGGATACTTTAATTATCTGCGATAATTTGAACATTGCTATTGACCAAATTTGTTATCATCCCAATGGAGATCTGATCGGAATTTGGCAGCAATGTCTTGGTCCCGTATCTAACTGTCCAAAAGACTCCATAGTCCTATTTAAGATTGATCCATTAAATTGCGAGGCAAAAGTAATCAGATCCTTTTCACAAGATAATTTTTCTATAGTTCCTGATTTATTTTATATTGATTACTTAGGCAGAATTATTTCAAAAGGAGGCATAGGAATGCTTGACAAGTTGCTGCTTGCAGAAAGCTTGATGGACACTTTCAAAATCATTGGTACCCTGCCTAACAAAAAATTAATTTTAGAGATTTTACTTTTATTAAAGGAAGTTTAATCAGTTATGATTTTATTTCCGGTGAAATTTATCAATTTGATAAAAATTTTAATATTGTTAATATTATTAATTATCCGAAACATGCCTTAGGAAGTTTTACAAATATCTATTACAATTGTGACAGTTTCAATACTTTCTGCTTTGGGTCTAGAAGAGATTTAAAAACACTTAATGATAAACCTTGGGATTTAGGAATTTATCAGTTCCGTTTTGATTTGGAAAATGGCATTTTATTGGACAGCCTGTGTTACACTCCTGCTTTTGACACAAATGTAATCGGGTGGAGAGGAAATCTAACCAGTAAGTATGAATACCTTGGTTCCGATCCGGAATGTGATCTCCTGCTCGATCTGGACCGCAACAATTCTTCCGGTCTTTATCCCTATGATTTTGATATTCCTTTCGCGCTTTGTGCACCCTATGATTCCGCTACTCTTTGCGACGACGATCTTTATCTCCACACTTCTTTTCCTCTGGACAGCATCTCCATCCTCCTTTCCAATGCTCTTAATCTGCCGCTGGAATTTATTGCTTCCACAGGTCTCCCGCCGGGATTTTCTTTGCTTAAGCGTTCTGATTCTACCTGGACTTTGTCCGGATCATCCGCATCCGATGCAGAATACACCCTGGCGCTTAAATCACTCCGATATATCAACAATGCTCCCTTCAGAATTTCAGGTTCCAGACAGATCTCCTTTCAGGGTCACAATTCCCTGAAATCAGGTTCTCTGGCCCGTGCTTTCCTCCGTCTGGGCAACAAGCCTTACAGTGGTCCCGATACCAGCATTCACATCTGCTTGCCGGCTCTTGATCCCGTTGATCTTCTTCCTCTCCTCTCCAACGCAGATTCAGATGGACTTTTTTATCCTCCATTGAAGTCCACCAACAAGGTCTTTGTGCCCGGCTCTGATTCCTATGGCCTCTACCGGTACATCACTACCGATCTCTTCTGCGGTGCCGATACGGCACAGATACTCCTCTCTGAAGCCCTTTCCATTCCCGCTGATCTGGGACCCGATCTGGAGTTTTGCAACGGCGATTCCTTTTCCCTCCTGCTCAACCACCCGGCATTGGACAGCCTGTGGATCAATGGATCTCCTGCCTCTCCTCATATCATTCTCCGCAATCCCGGATCCTACTTCCTGACGCTCAAGTCTAAGGACGGGTGCCTGTCCTACGACACCCTCCTCATTCAAAAGTCCTCCAGGCTCCTCTCACGTGTTGACTCTTTGACGGTGTGTCGCAACGGTTCCCTGGTCTACAAAAATAAAACTTACTTCCCGGGTCAAACTATTCTCGATACCCTGCATGCTGCTCTTTCCTGTGACACCCTCCTCTCCATCTCGCTCATCCCCTCTGATCTGAACTTTACCAAAGTTACCAGACCTCTTTGTCTGAATGAAAAATATATCTACAAAAACGTCTCCTATCCTCCCGGTTCTCTCATCAAAGATACACTCTACGCTGCCTCCGGCTGCGATACTTTACTGGAATTGTGGCTACAACCTCTTCCTCTGCCCGCTGTAAGCATTTTGGGAGATACCCTCCTCTGTGAAGGGGATACTGCTTTGCTCAGCACCTCAGCCTCCGGAAGCCTCCTGTGGTCCACCGGCGATACCACTAGAGCCATTTCCGCAGCACCGGGAAATTATTCCCTCACCGTCACGGATGCCAACAATTGCTCCGCAAGCTCTTCCTTCCGCGTGGACCAGGCACCGCCACTTTCTTACGTCATCACTTCCTACGACCCTCTTTGCAGCGAGGAGTTGGGAAGCGTCCTCCTCAAGGTTTCTTCAGGTGGCATTCCTCCCATTCAATATGCTCTCAACGGGATGACCAATCTTTCCGGAATCTTTTCTTCTCTGCCTCCGGGATCTTACATTGCCACTTTTTCAGATGCGCTGGGTTGTACCCGCTCTGACACAGTCCTCATCCTGCCTCCGCCACTCTTTGAAGTCGACATGACAGACTCCATTACCCTCGATGCAGGGTCTTCCGTCCTGGTGCAATACAGACTCCGCCAGGGCTCCATTCAAAACATCTTGTTCCGGCCCGGTGAAGGAATCGCTCTGGATCAGGGTGGGCTCCGCATTTCCGCAACCACCGACCAAATTTATACCCTCACCTTCATCGACGACAATGGCTGTGAGATTACCAAAACACTCAAAGTCTCCGTCAGACAAAACAATGAATTCTTTGCCCCATTGATCTTCTCCCCAAACAACGATGGCATCAACGACTTTTGGTTGCCTTCCTGGGGCAGTTCCTGGACCCGGGCAGAAATCAAAATCTATGACCGGTGGGGTGCACTCATGGCTTCCCCTCCCACAGCTCAGGGCTGGGATGGCAATCACCATGGAATGCCTTGCATCCCGGGTGTGTATCTGTTCCACATCGTTCTCTATGATGCGCAAGGTAACTCTACTTCTTTCTCTGGAGATCTTACTTTGGTGAGGTAGGAGATTGTTCTGATTAGAAATTTTTAAATGAGCCCACAAAATAATTTGCAAAAAAATTTGGAAATTTCATTTTAGTATTATTATATTCACCACAGGAAATTCCACATTCGTCTGACACCGATTTAACACTAGTTGGTTACTTATTTTTTTAACTAAATTATTTTCTATGAAAACTCAAATTATTGCCTCAAAATTGGCAAAATTAAATTCCGCCCCCCCCCATTTTTCTTCACTGAAATTTGGTTTTCTTAAACCCTTCATCGCCTCCATCATGGCTATACTCTTGACACTTGGTTTGCCTGGAATTGTGGTTGGACAGGATCCATTAGACATCAGTGGTATTAGTCTGTTTAGAACTGCAGGTTATGGCGTTGAGAATCACGATTTTTCAATCTGGGTAATCCATCCGGATGATAACGGGGCTCAATGGAATTTTCAAGGAACTTTTACTACTCAATCTTGTGGGGATGAAATTTACGAGGGAACAATTTACCTATTAGGCCAAAACAGTGATAATAATACTATCAAAGTTCTGCCCTCCAGCGAAAATGATTATGCGGATTATACCAACGGAGTTACTGCTTACGATATGGCCAGAATTTCCGCTCACCTCAATAGTTTGGAAAATATTTCTTGCCCTTATAAAATAATTTCTGCCGATGCAGATGGTGACCAGACTATAGATTGGGATGACTATGATCAATTGAGTGATTTAATTCTTGGTTATATTGATGAATTTAACCGTCAAAGTTGGGAATGGGTTAATCCATACATGATTTCATTATCTACCTATGGAAGTTTTAGTACATATCCTTTTAGGTATGTCATTTCAGATCAGTGGCCGGGTGGTGTGATTTTCCCTCGACTTACTTATTCAGAAGTTGATAATAATCAATATAAATATTTTGATTACAGATCCACCAAAGTTGGGGACATTGACAAAACCGAAAATGGAGGTTCTATAAATACCTGGGTGTGTGGAGCAGGAAGCTATCCAAGTTGTTTTAACTGCAATGAAAAAATTAGTTCAAGAAGCAACACCAGCAACATAAGTAACATCAAAATTCATAAAGGGGATTTATTGGAATTTTATGTGGTCCCTGATCAAAACATTTCTATAAATGGTTTAGAATTACCTGTTTTCATAGATGACAAGTATCTTGAAATTTTAACTATTGAAACCATACCAGAATTAAATGTTAAAACAAACTTCCAGCAAAAAAATAAGCGATTAACTGCTCTTGGTCTGGATTCTAAACTGGAGAAGCACAACTATGAAGCACAAACTCCCTTATTGAAATTTACCTTAAAAGCCAAATCTGATCACTTGCATCTGGGCAAAATAGTAGCCTGGGATCAAAACCGAAATCCTGAACTCATCAGTTTTCCGGACCTTTTAACTTCCAACGATTTATCACTGATTTTAATTAAGCATACGCCGGATAATTTTGATTTTGGACAAATAGGAAATACAAGCAGAATTTCCTTTGCCAGCGATATTCAAAGAACGGTTTCTTATGATCTTTTTGATGCTTTGGGAAATAGAATTATTTCCGGAAAGTTATCTTTGGAGGCTGGATATCAGGAAGTGAATTTTGATGTGCAATTAACCCCGGGATTATTCCATTTGGTCATCCAAAAGGAACAACAAATCTTAACAAAAAAAATTATCAAAATTTAATTATACCGTTACCGGTCATGGATTTTATCTGTGACCGGTTATTTTAATTATGAAGAATTTAATTTCTTTGACCATCATTTTAATTTTTATTCAGACTGTATATAGTCAGGAAAGACTTGCTGTTACAAGATTATACATTGACCGTAAGCATGCTTTTCTACACACGAATTTTGATTGCAAGGATACTTTAATTATCTGCGATAATTTGAACATTGCTATTGACCAAATTTGTTATCATCCCAATGGAGATCTGATCGGAATTTGGCAGCAATGTCTTGGTCCCGTATCTAACTGTCCAAAAGACTCCATAGTCCTATTTAAGATTGATCCATTAAATTGCGAGGTAAAAATAATCAGATCCTTTTCACAAGATAATTTTTCGCTGTATCCTCGTTTATTTTATATTGACTATTTAGGTCGTATTATATCAAGAGGTGGAATTGGGATGCATGAAAAATTGCTACTCGCGGAAAGTCTAAGAGATACTTTTAAAACTATTAGTATTCTACCAAACAAGGGGATTTATTTTGATGATTTTACTTACATAAAAGGCTTGCTTTTTGCTTATGACAATTTTTCTGGTGAAATCGACCAATTTGACCAAAATTTTAAATTCATTAAATCTTATAATTATCTATCGCATTCGTTAGGTAGTTTTACAAACATTTATTACGATTGTGACAGTTTTAATACTTTTTGTTTTGGAAGCAAAAAGGATATTAAAACATTAAATGATAAACCTTGGGATTTAGGTATTTATCAGTTCCGTTTTGATTTGGAAAATGGTATTTTATTGGACAGCATGTGCTACACTCCTGCTTTTGATACAAACGTTGTTGGGTGGGCTGGAAATCTCACCAGTAAGTATGAATACCTTGGTTCCGATCCGGAATGCGATCTCCTGCTCGATCTGGACCGCAATAATTCTTCCGGTCTTTATCCCTATGATTTTGATATTCCTTTCGCGCTTTGTGCGCCCTATGATTCCGCTACTCTTTGCGACGACGATCTTTATCTCCACACTTCTTTTCCTCTGGACAGCATCACCATCCTCCTTTCCAATGCACTTAATCTGCCGCTGGAATTCATTGCTTCCACAGGTCTCCCGCAGGGATTTTCTTTGCTTAGGCGTTCTGATTCTACCTGGACTTTGTCCGGATCATCCGCATCCGATGCAGAATACACCCTGGCGCTTAAATCACTCCGATATGTCAACAATGCTCCCTTCAGAATTTCTGGTTCCAGACAGATCTCCTTTCAGGGTCACAATTCCCTGAAATCAGGTTCTCTGGCCCGTGCTTTCCTCCGTCTGGGAAACAAGCCTTACAGTGGTCCCGATACCA encodes the following:
- a CDS encoding T9SS type B sorting domain-containing protein, which codes for MENGILLDSLCYTPAFDTNVIGWRGNLTSKYEYLGSDPECDLLLDLDRNNSSGLYPYDFDIPFALCAPYDSATLCDDDLYLHTSFPLDSISILLSNALNLPLEFIASTGLPPGFSLLKRSDSTWTLSGSSASDAEYTLALKSLRYINNAPFRISGSRQISFQGHNSLKSGSLARAFLRLGNKPYSGPDTSIHICLPALDPVDLLPLLSNADSDGLFYPPLKSTNKVFVPGSDSYGLYRYITTDLFCGADTAQILLSEALSIPADLGPDLEFCNGDSFSLLLNHPALDSLWINGSPASPHIILRNPGSYFLTLKSKDGCLSYDTLLIQKSSRLLSRVDSLTVCRNGSLVYKNKTYFPGQTILDTLHAALSCDTLLSISLIPSDLNFTKVTRPLCLNEKYIYKNVSYPPGSLIKDTLYAASGCDTLLELWLQPLPLPAVSILGDTLLCEGDTALLSTSASGSLLWSTGDTTRAISAAPGNYSLTVTDANNCSASSSFRVDQAPPLSYVITSYDPLCSEELGSVLLKVSSGGIPPIQYALNGMTNLSGIFSSLPPGSYIATFSDALGCTRSDTVLILPPPLFEVDMTDSITLDAGSSVLVQYRLRQGSIQNILFRPGEGIALDQGGLRISATTDQIYTLTFIDDNGCEITKTLKVSVRQNNEFFAPLIFSPNNDGINDFWLPSWGSSWTRAEIKIYDRWGALMASPPTAQGWDGNHHGMPCIPGVYLFHIVLYDAQGNSTSFSGDLTLVR